In the Acanthopagrus latus isolate v.2019 chromosome 23, fAcaLat1.1, whole genome shotgun sequence genome, one interval contains:
- the LOC119014320 gene encoding zinc finger protein 281-like, whose amino-acid sequence MNIIHDKLGNEFLRSNGSMDSNFSPAGMIMFSHLPPVTSFTRLAAHSVMQDLPPQEMIMKKERDSPDCSMGTQGGRMGCEGVGDYVHAMGIKQEKLSEHDYRLPVYPGGLGKSTELLEVTVSNNQGLLVHDLNMGNLPSQLGKEPTGRKGRRSNGDGQEGKPRRKRSEAKQSMMLDGDGGSLSPGNKPHICEHCSASFRSSYHLRRHVLIHTGERPFRCSQCNMSFIQKYLLQRHEKIHSGEKPFSCDQCNMRFIQKYHMERHKRTHSGEKPYRCETCQQYFSRTDRLLKHKRTCGEAIKKGLDPGMMDLGCVEMGHGSYGITQGHAGSTGRKRGRSKNPGEGGERKKKKGDSGGVTHIQGAVSGGYSIHEYSVENQTVSSSTEPGPSMQQVHHGRAPKMAFKKANRKSLDKVGLGEAKAGSLEQSGGMDNLSLMQGNGVKEGTTSSNYDDAMQFLKKRRYIQAANNANSSGPVVVGGTNEYDVGIGHLSSQQSVIQGVVSSVMDSDAPLSLDKSGIPDEVLQSILDHYTQKPDGSHHDVHFDIGDPHVELNPTIADGSVIGHSTDAPSPSGEKTVMMHEYSRFLLQALERTSHSASFPLGPGPPASGQYTTSHSGNPLYADKNIYTTSPMECGYGQSVASPSLPSSVPKSHFAMLTGTSPQHSFHLSGLDAPTHQQLTPSQELTEQMEKQHSSTPPSSYQISPSDLSSGQKDHPPVKNGSVVYPLAPSQELASLDSSKPSYQIENFAQAFGSQFKSDGRGLSYGTDSRGEVDHSIRTPVSEFSGFTSLLSDVNEPVSTGSKTTTSQSYR is encoded by the exons ATGAACATCATTCACGACAAACTAGGCAATGAATTCCTGCGCTCCAACGGGAGCATGGACTCCAATTTCAGCCCTGCTGGCATGATAATGTTCAGCCACCTCCCTCCGGTGACCAGCTTCACCCGGCTGGCTGCCCACTCTGTCATGCAGGACCTTCCACCGCAAGAAATGATCATGAAGAAGGAGCGTGACTCACCCGACTGCAGCATGGGCACCCAGGGTGGCCGCATGGGGTGTGAGGGGGTGGGAGACTATGTTCATGCTATGGGTATCAAGCAGGAGAAGCTGTCAGAGCATGATTATCGCCTGCCGGTTTACCCAGGAGGGCTGGGGAaaagcacagagctgctggaggtgaCAGTCAGCAACAACCAGGGCCTGCTGGTGCACGACCTCAACATGGGCAAT CTGCCGAGTCAGTTAGGAAAGGAGCCCACTGGGAGAAAAGGTCGAAGGTCAAACGGTGATGGACAGGAGGGTAAACCAAGAAGGAAGAGAAGCGAGGCTAAG CAATCAATGATGCTGGACGGAGATGGAGGCAGCCTGTCACCGGGAAACAAGCCTCACATCTGTGAGCACTGCAGTGCGTCTTTCAGAAGCTCCTATCACCTACGCAGACACGTCCTCATTCACACAG GTGAAAGACCCTTCAGATGCAGTCAGTGCAACATGAGTTTCATTCAGAAGTACCTCCTCCAGAGACACGAGAAGATCCACAGTG GAGAGAAGCCATTCAGCTGCGACCAGTGTAACATGCGATTTATTCAGAAGTACCACATGGAGAGGCACAAGAGGACACACAGCGGAGAAAAGCCGTACAGATGTGAGACTTGTCAACAG TATTTTTCGAGGACAGACCGATTGCTTAAGCACAAGCGAACCTGTGGAGAAGCCATAAAGAAGGGGCTGGATCCCGGGATGATGGACTTGGGTTGCGTAGAGATGGGACATGGCAGCTATGGAATCACTCAGGGACATGCTGGGAGCactgggagaaagaggggaCGGTCCAAAAATCCTGGAGAGGGAGGTGAgcgcaagaagaagaagggggatAGCGGAGGGGTTACGCACATTCAAGGGGCTGTATCCGGAGGCTACAGCATCCATGAGTACTCTGTGGAGAATCAAACGGTGTCTTCCTCAACTGAACCAGGACCCAGCATGCAGCAGGTCCACCACGGCAGAGCTCCAAAGATGGCATTCAAGAAGGCTAATCGTAAGAGCCTGGACAAAGTGGGTCTGGGAGAGGCCAAAGCAGGCTCTCTGGAGCAGAGTGGGGGTATGGACAACCTCAGCCTCATGCAGGGTAATGGGGTGAAAGAAGGGACAACCAGCAGCAACTATGATGACGCCATGCAGTTCCTCAAGAAAAGACGCTACATACAAGCAGCAAACAATGCGAACTCATCAGGACCTGTGGTGGTTGGAGGAACCAATGAGTACGATGTTGGCATCGGCCACTTGTCTTCCCAGCAGTCTGTCATTCAAGGTGTCGTTTCCAGTGTGATGGACAGCGACGCACCTCTGAGTCTCGACAAGTCAGGGATCCCAGATGAGGTTCTGCAGAGCATCCTCGACCACTACACCCAGAAACCCGATGGCTCGCACCACGACGTCCACTTCGACATTGGCGACCCCCATGTGGAGCTGAACCCCACCATAGCTGATGGCTCCGTCATCGGTCACAGCACTGACGCCCCCAGCCCATCTGGAGAGAAGACTGTCATGATGCACGAGTACTCTCGCTTCCTGCTGCAGGCTTTGGAGCGCACCAGCCACAGTGCCAGCTTCCCTCTGGGCCCAGGGCCTCCCGCCTCAGGACAGTACACCACTTCCCACTCGGGAAATCCCCTCTACGCTGACAAGAACATCTATACTACGTCCCCAATGGAGTGTGGGTATGGCCAGTCGGTGGCCTCGCCTTCGCTGCCCTCCTCTGTGCCAAAGTCTCACTTTGCGATGCTGACCGGCACCTCGCCACAGCACAGCTTCCACCTGAGCGGCCTGGACGCCCCcacacaccagcagctcacCCCTTCTCAGGAGCTCACGGAGCAGATGGAGAAGCAGCACTCCTCCACTCCCCCTTCCTCCTACCAGATCAGCCCATCTGACCTGAGCAGCGGCCAGAAGGACCACCCGCCGGTCAAGAACGGCTCTGTGGTCTACCCTTTGGCCCCATCGCAGGAGCTGGCCTCTCTGGACTCCTCCAAGCCTTCCTACCAGATAGAAAACTTTGCTCAGGCCTTCGGCTCCCAGTTCAAGTCAGACGGCCGCGGCTTGTCTTATGGCACTGACTCAAGAGGGGAGGTGGATCACAGCATACGGACGCCTGTGTCTGAATTCTCAGGGTTTACTAGTTTGTTATCTGATGTCAATGAGCCAGTAAGTACAGGTTCCAAAACTACAACAAGCCAAAGCTACAGATGA